A genomic segment from Sorangium aterium encodes:
- a CDS encoding DUF1552 domain-containing protein produces the protein MRSHRRRDFLKGLGASVGAGFLFTPFLDSIAEAAPGRKPKRLLLFCTMGTAPSIWKPTSVSGETPTFSESTSPLADVKQHVVLVDGLPSGNPGNNHGAPDALTGLGFSDPAKLISVDQFIADKLIAAGTKTQIPSLLLGAESTVNGGRSPYYRKDNLPGIASPTSAYSTLFGSAIPSNTSSDDLLRRRKSVLDHLKNEIKALEGNLGSEQKYKLELHIDSIRQIEERLSNTSSGQTGGCSVPTKPATDPANPLQANLLHMDLLVGAFACDITRVGAIQWGSDQAMNVDLQDIGLKGDEHGAMIHTGAPAHLDLIKLEKWLSQRFVDLINKLKAIPEADGSGTLFDNTLIAWCRDMGDSPNHNQNEMKFVLASGEGGYLKTAPGGRYIKSGERHERVLLSLCDAMGVTDFAGFGDPNLRSKSPLPGLSAS, from the coding sequence ATGCGCAGTCATCGTCGTAGAGATTTCCTCAAGGGGCTGGGGGCCAGCGTCGGGGCCGGCTTCTTGTTCACCCCCTTCCTCGACTCCATCGCCGAGGCGGCGCCCGGGCGGAAGCCCAAGCGGCTCCTTTTGTTCTGTACGATGGGGACCGCGCCATCGATCTGGAAGCCCACGAGCGTCTCCGGCGAGACCCCCACGTTCAGCGAGTCGACGTCGCCGCTCGCCGACGTGAAGCAGCACGTCGTGCTCGTGGACGGCCTCCCCAGCGGGAATCCGGGGAACAACCACGGCGCGCCCGACGCCCTGACGGGGCTCGGCTTCAGCGACCCCGCCAAGCTGATCTCCGTCGACCAGTTCATCGCGGACAAGCTGATCGCCGCCGGCACGAAGACGCAGATCCCCTCGCTCTTGCTCGGGGCCGAGAGCACGGTGAACGGCGGGAGATCGCCGTATTATCGCAAGGACAACCTGCCGGGCATCGCCTCTCCGACGTCCGCCTATTCCACCCTGTTCGGCTCGGCGATCCCGTCGAACACCTCCTCCGACGACCTCTTGCGCCGTCGCAAGAGCGTCCTCGATCACCTCAAGAACGAGATCAAGGCGCTCGAGGGGAACCTCGGCTCCGAGCAGAAGTACAAGCTGGAGCTGCACATCGATTCGATCCGGCAGATCGAGGAGCGGCTGTCCAACACCTCGTCCGGCCAGACCGGCGGCTGCAGCGTGCCGACGAAGCCCGCCACCGATCCGGCCAACCCGCTCCAGGCCAACCTGCTCCACATGGATCTCCTCGTCGGCGCGTTCGCGTGCGACATCACCCGGGTCGGCGCGATCCAGTGGGGCTCGGATCAGGCCATGAACGTCGATCTCCAGGACATCGGGCTGAAGGGCGACGAGCACGGCGCCATGATCCACACCGGGGCGCCGGCGCACCTCGACCTGATCAAGCTCGAGAAGTGGCTGTCGCAGCGGTTCGTCGACCTCATCAACAAGCTGAAGGCGATCCCGGAGGCCGACGGCTCCGGGACGCTCTTCGACAACACGCTGATCGCGTGGTGCCGCGACATGGGCGACTCGCCGAACCACAACCAGAACGAGATGAAGTTCGTCCTGGCAAGCGGCGAAGGCGGCTATCTGAAGACGGCCCCTGGCGGCCGCTACATCAAGAGCGGCGAGCGGCACGAGCGCGTGCTGCTCAGCCTGTGTGACGCGATGGGCGTCACGGACTTCGCGGGCTTCGGCGATCCGAACCTGCGGTCCAAGTCGCCGCTCCCGGGCCTCTCGGCCAGCTGA
- a CDS encoding nuclear transport factor 2 family protein, with the protein MTRESSDVQAIQNVVVRIAHHIDKRRWTELRGLYADVVVADFTSIFGGEPQEQKTDDLLAGWSKFHDAIDASQHFLGPLDIEVKGDHASVECHVRAHHRFARAPGGEDWLVAGHYRYELARHAGGWKVSRVRFEISYQTGNTNMFEEALR; encoded by the coding sequence ATGACGCGAGAGTCGAGTGACGTGCAGGCGATCCAGAATGTGGTCGTCCGGATTGCCCACCACATCGACAAGCGGCGCTGGACCGAGCTCCGCGGCCTCTATGCCGACGTCGTTGTGGCCGATTTCACGTCCATCTTCGGGGGCGAGCCGCAGGAGCAGAAGACGGACGATCTTCTGGCGGGCTGGAGCAAGTTTCACGACGCCATCGACGCGTCACAACATTTCCTCGGCCCCCTCGATATCGAGGTGAAGGGAGACCACGCCTCCGTGGAGTGCCATGTCCGCGCCCACCATCGGTTCGCGCGCGCGCCGGGCGGCGAGGACTGGCTCGTCGCGGGCCACTACCGCTATGAGCTCGCCAGGCACGCGGGCGGCTGGAAGGTCTCCAGGGTCAGGTTCGAGATATCGTACCAGACCGGCAACACGAACATGTTCGAGGAAGCGCTCAGGTAA
- a CDS encoding DUF1592 domain-containing protein, which produces MALLLAGPLGCLGNLGNPDGTPSETSSSGNGSGSGSSSSGGDAGGPPIGDPPDMPTEIPDVSHCEVADKSTPGPRVVRRLTVDQFEATVRDLFKDQSVALPSIFNDPQVLGFTADANALVIRDLTAQQIMDWAETTADWAVTNKLSSITTASCRTMDASCRTEFIRDFGRRAFRDKLTDERVASYDALFGAEKSFEDGAKVVVGAMLQSPYFLYRHEIGTDANGSGIYELTPHEIASNLSYLLTGTMPDEALLQAADAAAAQGANLTSEQIAQHALRLLEDSATRPLAEKEMMRFMRGWLQLNRLVTAVKDNTIFDLTDALRKDMMAETQALVVDTAFNQNGTFANLLQADYTFINASLGTHYGISGAGGTELTKVTLTPGQRDGGILAHGSFLTGHGSAKLSSPTQRGKMVRTRLLCQPLDPPPPGVDPNVKPLGTPATTREMVEQHTKAEYCAGCHKFTDKIGVGFEHYDTFGRWRNDESGIPVDVTGTVVEPPSGEDFNFNGVAELADYLAASEDVKACMVRYWSYYAFGGTWEQDGCTYEEVQEDAAKDEFRLKSVWLALTRAPHFTRRVQGP; this is translated from the coding sequence GTGGCGCTTCTCCTCGCCGGCCCGCTCGGTTGCTTGGGCAACCTCGGCAATCCCGACGGGACGCCCTCCGAGACCAGTAGCAGCGGCAACGGCAGCGGCAGCGGCAGCAGCAGCAGCGGCGGCGACGCCGGCGGCCCGCCGATCGGCGATCCGCCGGACATGCCCACGGAGATCCCGGATGTGTCGCACTGCGAGGTCGCGGACAAGAGCACCCCGGGCCCGCGCGTGGTGCGTCGCCTGACGGTGGATCAATTCGAGGCCACTGTCCGCGATCTCTTCAAGGACCAGAGCGTCGCCCTCCCGAGCATCTTCAATGATCCGCAGGTGCTCGGGTTCACGGCCGACGCGAACGCGCTGGTGATTCGCGACCTGACGGCCCAGCAGATCATGGATTGGGCCGAGACGACCGCCGACTGGGCGGTGACGAACAAGCTCTCCAGCATCACCACGGCCTCGTGCAGGACCATGGATGCGAGCTGCCGGACCGAGTTCATCCGCGACTTCGGCCGCCGCGCGTTCCGCGACAAGCTCACGGACGAGCGCGTCGCGTCCTACGACGCGCTGTTCGGGGCGGAGAAGTCGTTCGAGGACGGCGCCAAGGTGGTCGTGGGCGCCATGCTCCAGTCGCCGTACTTCCTCTACCGCCACGAGATCGGGACCGATGCGAACGGGTCGGGCATCTACGAGCTCACCCCGCACGAGATCGCGAGCAACCTCTCGTACTTGCTGACCGGGACCATGCCGGACGAGGCCCTGCTGCAGGCCGCCGACGCGGCCGCCGCCCAGGGCGCCAACCTGACCAGCGAGCAGATCGCGCAGCACGCGCTGCGCCTGCTGGAGGACTCGGCGACCAGGCCGCTCGCCGAGAAGGAGATGATGCGGTTCATGCGCGGCTGGCTCCAGCTGAACCGCCTCGTCACCGCGGTGAAGGACAACACGATCTTCGATCTCACGGACGCCCTGCGCAAGGACATGATGGCCGAGACGCAGGCGCTCGTCGTGGACACCGCGTTCAACCAGAACGGCACGTTCGCCAACCTCCTGCAGGCGGACTACACGTTCATCAACGCCAGCCTGGGTACGCACTACGGCATCAGCGGCGCCGGGGGCACCGAGCTGACGAAGGTGACGCTCACCCCAGGGCAGCGCGACGGGGGCATCCTGGCCCACGGCAGCTTCCTGACGGGGCATGGCAGCGCGAAGCTGTCCTCGCCGACCCAGCGCGGCAAGATGGTCCGCACGCGCCTCCTCTGCCAGCCGCTCGATCCCCCGCCGCCCGGCGTGGATCCGAACGTCAAGCCCCTGGGGACCCCGGCGACCACGCGCGAGATGGTCGAGCAGCACACGAAGGCCGAGTATTGCGCGGGCTGCCACAAGTTCACCGACAAGATCGGCGTCGGCTTCGAGCACTACGACACGTTCGGTCGGTGGCGGAATGACGAGAGCGGGATCCCCGTCGACGTGACCGGTACGGTCGTCGAGCCGCCCAGCGGCGAAGATTTCAATTTCAACGGCGTGGCCGAGCTGGCCGACTACCTCGCGGCGAGCGAGGACGTCAAGGCGTGCATGGTCCGTTACTGGTCGTACTACGCGTTCGGCGGCACCTGGGAGCAGGACGGATGCACGTACGAGGAGGTCCAGGAGGACGCCGCGAAGGACGAGTTCCGTCTCAAGAGCGTGTGGCTCGCGCTGACCCGCGCGCCGCACTTCACCCGCAGAGTTCAAGGTCCGTGA
- a CDS encoding inorganic diphosphatase, with protein sequence MTHPLHDILLPDSRHDFFPVVIEIPKGSKCKYELDKKTGLLMLDRVLYSSVHYPANYGFIPQTHAGDGDPLDVLVIMQEPVVPLTIVRARAIGGFFMRDDKGVDDKIIAVAVDDPSVAHYLTHEELPPHVTKELMRFFIDYKTLENKLAEVDTMYDRNRALEVIEESVASYRSISAWSKG encoded by the coding sequence ATGACCCATCCGCTCCACGACATCTTGCTCCCCGACAGCCGACACGACTTCTTCCCCGTGGTGATCGAGATCCCGAAAGGATCGAAGTGCAAGTATGAGCTCGACAAGAAGACCGGGCTCTTGATGCTCGATCGCGTGCTCTACTCGTCCGTGCACTACCCGGCCAATTACGGCTTCATCCCCCAGACACACGCCGGCGACGGCGACCCGCTCGACGTCCTCGTCATCATGCAGGAGCCGGTCGTGCCGCTCACGATCGTGAGGGCGCGCGCCATCGGCGGCTTCTTCATGCGCGACGACAAGGGCGTCGACGACAAGATCATCGCGGTTGCCGTCGACGACCCCTCCGTGGCCCATTACCTGACCCACGAGGAGCTCCCGCCGCACGTGACCAAGGAGCTCATGCGGTTCTTCATCGACTACAAGACGCTCGAGAACAAGCTCGCAGAGGTAGATACGATGTACGACAGGAACCGCGCCCTGGAGGTCATCGAGGAGTCCGTCGCGAGCTATCGCTCGATCAGCGCCTGGTCCAAGGGCTGA
- a CDS encoding DUF1552 domain-containing protein, whose translation MRSHSRRKFLKGVGASLGASLLFSPFYDSIANAAPGKKPKRLLIFFTMGTAPSIWKPKSVSGETPTFSESTSPLEEVKEHIVMLDGLPSGSPSNNHGSADGLTGMGYYSNGPYGLISVDQYIVEKLKGSGLSTPIPSLLLGAAVEGGKTGFYKGTNLSPIASPTSAYSTVFTGFTPSNNQGSNDNGAAEALLKRRKSVLDNLTKELTSLKGNLGKEQQYKLDLHLESIRQLEQRLSNTMTPGGGGGGTGACSVPASPNGDMTNGLKANQLHLDIIVGAFACDITRVAAIQWGSDQMMNANLSEIGLAGEEHNGMIHTGAPAHLDLIKLEKWLHQQFVGVIKKLKATPEADGSGTLLDNTLVAWCRDMGDAPNHTQNEMKFVLASGNGGYLKTAPGGRFIKSGERHERVLLSLCDAMGVTDFSGFGDPALGSKTPLPGIAAT comes from the coding sequence ATGCGCAGCCACAGTCGTAGGAAGTTTCTCAAGGGTGTCGGGGCCAGCCTGGGGGCCAGCCTTCTGTTCTCTCCCTTCTATGATTCCATCGCCAACGCGGCTCCCGGGAAGAAGCCGAAGCGGCTCCTGATCTTCTTCACGATGGGGACGGCCCCCTCGATCTGGAAGCCCAAGAGCGTCTCCGGCGAGACCCCCACGTTCAGCGAGTCCACCTCGCCGCTCGAGGAGGTGAAGGAGCACATCGTGATGCTGGACGGCCTCCCCAGCGGGAGCCCCAGCAACAACCACGGGTCCGCCGACGGCCTCACCGGGATGGGCTATTACAGCAACGGCCCCTACGGGTTGATCTCGGTCGACCAGTACATCGTCGAGAAGCTGAAGGGCAGCGGGCTGTCGACGCCCATCCCCTCGCTCCTGCTCGGCGCCGCCGTCGAGGGCGGCAAGACGGGGTTCTACAAGGGGACCAACCTGTCGCCGATCGCCTCCCCCACGTCCGCCTACTCGACCGTGTTCACGGGCTTCACGCCGTCCAACAACCAAGGCAGCAACGACAACGGCGCCGCCGAGGCCCTGCTGAAGCGGCGCAAGAGCGTCCTCGACAACCTCACGAAAGAGCTCACGTCGCTCAAGGGAAACCTGGGGAAGGAGCAGCAGTACAAGCTGGATCTGCACCTCGAGTCGATCCGCCAGCTCGAGCAGCGGCTCTCGAACACGATGACCCCGGGAGGCGGAGGAGGAGGGACGGGCGCCTGCTCCGTCCCGGCATCGCCGAACGGCGACATGACCAATGGCTTGAAGGCCAACCAGCTTCATCTGGATATCATCGTCGGCGCGTTCGCGTGCGATATCACCCGCGTCGCGGCGATCCAGTGGGGCTCGGATCAGATGATGAACGCGAACCTGAGCGAGATCGGCCTCGCCGGTGAGGAGCATAACGGTATGATCCACACCGGCGCCCCCGCGCACCTCGACCTGATCAAGCTCGAGAAGTGGCTGCACCAGCAGTTCGTCGGCGTCATCAAGAAGCTGAAGGCGACGCCCGAGGCCGACGGCTCCGGGACGCTCCTCGACAACACGCTGGTCGCCTGGTGCCGCGACATGGGCGACGCGCCGAACCACACCCAGAACGAGATGAAGTTCGTCCTGGCGAGCGGCAACGGCGGCTATCTGAAGACGGCCCCTGGCGGCCGTTTCATCAAGAGCGGCGAGCGGCACGAGCGCGTGCTGCTCAGCCTGTGCGACGCGATGGGCGTCACGGACTTCTCCGGCTTCGGGGATCCGGCTCTGGGCAGCAAGACGCCGCTCCCCGGCATCGCCGCGACCTGA
- a CDS encoding class I SAM-dependent methyltransferase, producing MTTRAPAGYEADQRRDDLSAYARYLSAMDASMRQKVALTAAHLLCEGRVADMGMGSGQGSAALAQLYPRLEVIGVDIDPTVVELARRAHQQPNLGFQLGDIARTVFPPESLDGIFDSSVLHHVTSYGGYRHANAADALAAQVEQLAPGGVLVVRDFVDPGPGTVFLDVPAEDGDDGRDPRSASTAALLERFAGEFRSLSPEPGFPLARVAPEPSGELPAPRMGWRRYRLAHKHAVEFVLRKDYRADWEAEVKEEYTYFSQAQFEALFARLGLRVLSSTPLRNPWIVRNRFVGRFELRDATGARLPYPPTNYLIVGEKVKAGQGVAFRLAPAESSQQFLRIEHHQDRATGQVFDLAARPHPTLDIVPFFFAGETAYVLARTSYPRPIARACREETPPLDGSGPADYLAEPIAVVQTEFPVGHTVEHALERAAGVRAAAIQRMIPGTTYYPSPGGILEEVRSMLVEVEPTFVNAPSENVSGFGTSGRIRAVEARQLLRAAQVGGLPDARLELNVYDLLARFGLPFGPWIGDEIPLPAAGAGRRGAGDAGGAGAGDDGGVAAVQPTSLAALLGRPSRRRFSRVDAGASAGFLEVRRARFEELTADGGVVAARELEYVVPRPLGVLTVSTALLARAPSGEVVLGVDDHDLPAAQSFSGNSGILVAPAWRLPRSVSALAAAEAFVRERLQVEYGVRVEAAVELGGAYRPSAGLTPELVQPLAFVVTAAPASAGTPASAAAPDLAPGSGAARRLSWVPLIELVAGRERLPDGHLRVAALRAAHALGLAISPPHPR from the coding sequence ATGACGACGCGCGCGCCGGCGGGGTACGAGGCAGATCAACGGCGAGACGACCTGTCCGCGTACGCGCGGTACCTGTCCGCGATGGACGCGTCGATGCGCCAGAAGGTCGCGCTCACGGCGGCGCACCTCCTGTGCGAGGGCCGCGTCGCCGACATGGGCATGGGCTCGGGGCAGGGCAGCGCCGCGCTGGCCCAGCTCTACCCGCGCCTCGAGGTGATCGGCGTCGACATCGATCCGACGGTCGTCGAGCTCGCGCGCCGCGCTCATCAGCAGCCGAACCTGGGCTTTCAGCTGGGCGACATCGCCAGGACGGTATTCCCGCCCGAGAGCCTCGACGGGATCTTCGACTCGTCGGTGCTCCACCACGTCACCTCGTACGGCGGTTACCGCCACGCGAACGCCGCCGATGCGCTGGCAGCGCAGGTGGAGCAGCTCGCGCCGGGCGGGGTGCTCGTGGTGAGGGACTTCGTCGATCCCGGGCCGGGGACGGTGTTTCTGGACGTGCCTGCCGAGGACGGCGATGACGGCCGTGACCCCCGCAGCGCCTCGACGGCGGCGCTGCTCGAGCGGTTCGCGGGCGAGTTTCGCTCGCTCTCGCCGGAGCCGGGGTTCCCGCTGGCGCGCGTCGCGCCCGAGCCCTCCGGCGAGCTCCCAGCGCCGCGCATGGGGTGGCGTCGGTACCGGCTCGCCCACAAGCACGCTGTCGAGTTCGTGTTGAGGAAGGATTACCGCGCCGACTGGGAAGCCGAGGTCAAGGAGGAGTACACCTATTTCTCACAAGCGCAGTTCGAGGCGCTCTTCGCCCGCCTCGGCCTGCGCGTGCTGTCGTCGACGCCGCTGCGCAACCCCTGGATCGTGCGGAACCGGTTCGTCGGTCGCTTCGAGCTCCGGGACGCCACGGGCGCCCGACTGCCTTATCCGCCCACCAACTACCTGATCGTCGGAGAGAAGGTGAAGGCCGGTCAAGGCGTCGCGTTCCGGCTCGCGCCCGCGGAGAGCTCTCAGCAGTTCTTGCGGATCGAGCACCACCAGGATCGGGCGACAGGGCAGGTGTTCGACCTGGCGGCGCGGCCGCACCCCACGCTGGACATCGTGCCGTTCTTCTTCGCGGGCGAGACGGCGTATGTGCTCGCGCGGACGAGCTATCCGCGGCCGATCGCGCGCGCCTGCCGCGAGGAGACGCCTCCGCTCGACGGCAGCGGGCCGGCCGACTATCTGGCCGAGCCGATCGCGGTCGTGCAGACCGAGTTCCCTGTCGGGCACACGGTCGAGCATGCGCTGGAGCGGGCGGCCGGGGTGCGCGCGGCGGCGATCCAGCGCATGATCCCTGGCACGACGTACTACCCGTCGCCGGGCGGCATCCTCGAAGAGGTGCGCTCGATGCTGGTGGAGGTCGAGCCCACGTTCGTGAACGCGCCCTCGGAGAACGTGTCGGGGTTCGGCACCTCAGGACGCATCCGCGCCGTCGAGGCGCGCCAGCTCCTCCGCGCCGCGCAGGTCGGCGGCCTGCCCGACGCGCGGCTCGAGCTGAACGTCTACGACCTCCTGGCGCGCTTCGGCCTGCCGTTCGGGCCGTGGATCGGCGACGAGATCCCGCTCCCGGCGGCCGGCGCGGGTCGGCGCGGCGCGGGCGATGCTGGCGGTGCCGGGGCCGGCGACGACGGCGGGGTGGCCGCCGTGCAGCCGACGTCGCTCGCCGCGCTGCTCGGGCGCCCGAGCCGCCGGCGGTTCTCGCGGGTGGACGCGGGCGCCAGCGCGGGGTTCCTCGAGGTGCGGCGGGCGCGCTTCGAGGAGCTGACCGCGGACGGCGGCGTGGTGGCCGCGCGAGAGCTGGAGTACGTGGTGCCTCGGCCGCTCGGGGTGCTCACGGTCTCGACGGCGCTGCTCGCGCGGGCGCCGTCGGGGGAGGTCGTGCTCGGCGTGGACGATCACGATCTGCCGGCCGCCCAGAGCTTCTCTGGCAACAGCGGCATCCTGGTCGCGCCGGCGTGGCGGCTGCCGCGGAGCGTGAGCGCGCTGGCGGCCGCCGAGGCGTTCGTACGCGAGCGGCTGCAGGTCGAGTACGGCGTTCGGGTGGAGGCGGCCGTCGAGCTCGGAGGCGCCTACCGCCCGTCGGCAGGGCTAACCCCGGAGCTCGTGCAGCCGCTCGCCTTCGTCGTCACCGCGGCGCCTGCCTCGGCCGGCACGCCCGCCTCTGCCGCCGCGCCCGACCTCGCGCCGGGGTCCGGTGCCGCTCGGCGGCTCTCGTGGGTGCCGCTGATCGAGCTCGTCGCGGGGCGAGAGCGCCTGCCGGACGGCCACCTCCGCGTCGCGGCGCTGCGCGCGGCGCACGCGCTCGGCCTGGCGATCTCGCCGCCCCACCCGCGGTGA